A single region of the Streptomyces virginiae genome encodes:
- a CDS encoding pyridoxamine 5'-phosphate oxidase family protein, with the protein MSPEELHAVDLLRRVPYGRVATSMRALPFLALARHIVVDGGVVLRMHSGFGHHQACDGSVVAYGADNSHSSDAELWSVQFTGTAQVIEPTNAELELFGPVPHFIDGQVFDPVHMRIEPQFVTVHSLARNPDRRYEHAL; encoded by the coding sequence ATGTCCCCCGAGGAACTCCACGCCGTCGACCTGCTGCGCCGGGTGCCGTACGGCCGCGTGGCCACCAGCATGCGCGCGCTGCCGTTCCTCGCGCTCGCCCGGCACATCGTGGTGGACGGCGGGGTGGTTCTGAGAATGCATTCCGGTTTCGGCCACCACCAGGCCTGCGACGGCAGTGTGGTGGCGTACGGGGCCGACAATTCCCATTCGTCCGACGCGGAACTCTGGTCGGTCCAGTTCACCGGAACGGCGCAGGTCATCGAGCCCACCAACGCCGAACTGGAGCTCTTCGGTCCCGTTCCGCATTTCATCGACGGCCAGGTCTTCGACCCCGTCCACATGCGTATCGAACCCCAGTTCGTCACTGTGCACTCGCTCGCCCGGAATCCGGACCGGCGGTACGAGCACGCGCTCTGA
- a CDS encoding bacterial proteasome activator family protein has product MEMPRSERSQDSPPHVLIVGQDGTAVGDADDESREVPVTEMVEQPAKVMRIGSMIKQLLEEVRAAPLDEASRVRLKDIHAASVKELEDGLAPELVEELERLSLPFTEEAIPSEAELRIAQAQLVGWLEGLFHGIQTALFAQQMAARAQLEQMRRALPPGGPHDDDEDGGHGAIRSGPYL; this is encoded by the coding sequence ATGGAGATGCCGAGGAGTGAACGGTCGCAGGACAGCCCCCCGCACGTCCTGATCGTGGGACAGGACGGGACGGCGGTCGGCGACGCCGATGACGAGTCGCGCGAGGTCCCGGTGACGGAAATGGTCGAACAGCCCGCCAAGGTCATGCGGATCGGCAGCATGATCAAGCAACTCCTGGAAGAGGTACGTGCCGCGCCTCTCGACGAGGCGAGCCGGGTCCGGCTCAAGGACATCCATGCCGCCTCCGTCAAGGAGCTGGAGGACGGCCTGGCCCCGGAGCTCGTGGAGGAACTGGAGCGCCTGTCCCTTCCGTTCACCGAGGAGGCCATCCCCTCCGAGGCCGAACTGCGGATCGCCCAGGCCCAGTTGGTGGGCTGGCTGGAAGGCCTCTTCCACGGCATCCAGACGGCCCTGTTCGCACAGCAGATGGCGGCGCGGGCCCAGTTGGAGCAGATGCGCCGTGCCCTCCCGCCGGGCGGGCCGCACGACGACGACGAGGACGGCGGCCACGGGGCGATCCGCTCGGGCCCCTACCTCTAG
- a CDS encoding protein kinase domain-containing protein, which yields MSQDGTQGQYAGGSLAGGRYQLRDLLGAGGMASVYLAYDSALDRQVAIKTLHSDLGREQSFRERFRREAQAVAKLSHTNIVSVFDTGEGEVTFGGAAAGDGAVMPYIVMEYVEGRPLGSVLEEDIRQYGAMPADKALKVTADVLAALETSHEMGLVHRDIKPGNVMVNKRGVVKVMDFGIARAMQSGVTSMTQTGMVVGTPQYLSPEQALGRGVDARSDLYSVGIMLFQLLTGRIPFDADSPLAIAYAHVQEEPVAPSSVNRSLTPAMDALVARALKKNPNERFPTAAAMGDEVARVLGSGQTGAPVIVQGQAPLSSGAGVASAVFPPVESGYQAPPQSVQQPYQAPHTPTPTPYAPTPAPQQHAQGGYAYPHTPAPQQYAPQTPPPYTISPSTAATTSGSGGGKRNMPVLVGAIAVALLAVGGLIAALSMDGDKDKGTTADPGASTSAGASAKAGFKGPDTTRTIDPKKCTEPVKHYSESGKYMAPDFKYKNLLSVKECIQASGGRYKIETKDEAVYGKDTVLFQTPAAGDKIDKEGTEFTLTVSTGNPE from the coding sequence ATGAGCCAGGACGGCACTCAGGGCCAGTACGCGGGCGGCTCTCTGGCCGGTGGCCGTTACCAGCTAAGGGACTTGCTCGGTGCGGGCGGCATGGCGTCCGTGTACCTGGCGTACGACTCGGCCCTCGACCGACAGGTCGCCATCAAGACGCTGCACAGCGACCTCGGCCGCGAGCAGTCCTTCCGCGAACGGTTCCGCCGCGAGGCCCAGGCTGTAGCGAAACTGTCGCACACGAACATCGTCTCGGTATTCGATACGGGCGAGGGCGAAGTGACGTTCGGCGGCGCCGCCGCGGGTGACGGCGCGGTGATGCCGTACATCGTCATGGAGTACGTGGAGGGCCGGCCGCTGGGCTCGGTGCTGGAGGAGGACATCCGCCAGTACGGGGCCATGCCGGCCGACAAGGCGCTGAAGGTGACGGCCGATGTGCTGGCCGCGCTGGAGACCAGCCACGAGATGGGGCTCGTCCACCGCGACATCAAGCCCGGCAACGTCATGGTGAACAAGCGTGGCGTGGTCAAGGTGATGGACTTCGGCATCGCCCGCGCCATGCAGTCGGGGGTCACCTCGATGACGCAGACCGGCATGGTCGTCGGCACCCCCCAGTACCTCTCGCCCGAGCAGGCGCTGGGGCGCGGGGTCGACGCCCGTTCCGACCTCTACTCCGTCGGCATCATGCTCTTCCAGCTGCTGACCGGACGCATCCCCTTCGACGCGGACTCGCCGCTGGCCATCGCGTACGCCCACGTGCAGGAGGAGCCGGTCGCCCCGTCCTCCGTGAACCGGTCGCTGACCCCGGCGATGGACGCGCTGGTGGCGCGGGCCCTGAAGAAGAACCCGAACGAGCGCTTCCCCACGGCCGCGGCCATGGGCGACGAGGTCGCGCGGGTGCTGGGCTCCGGGCAGACCGGTGCGCCGGTCATCGTCCAGGGCCAGGCTCCCCTGAGCAGCGGCGCGGGCGTGGCCTCGGCCGTGTTCCCGCCGGTGGAGTCCGGGTACCAGGCGCCCCCGCAGTCGGTGCAGCAGCCCTACCAGGCTCCGCACACCCCGACGCCGACCCCCTACGCGCCGACGCCGGCCCCGCAGCAGCACGCGCAGGGTGGCTACGCCTACCCGCACACGCCGGCGCCGCAGCAGTACGCGCCCCAGACCCCGCCGCCGTACACGATCTCCCCGTCCACGGCGGCCACGACCTCGGGGTCCGGTGGCGGCAAGCGGAACATGCCGGTGCTCGTGGGCGCGATCGCGGTGGCGTTGCTGGCCGTCGGCGGTCTGATCGCGGCGCTCTCGATGGACGGCGACAAGGACAAGGGGACGACCGCGGACCCGGGGGCCTCCACGTCCGCCGGCGCCTCCGCCAAGGCCGGGTTCAAGGGGCCCGACACCACGCGCACGATCGACCCGAAGAAGTGCACGGAGCCGGTGAAGCACTACAGCGAGTCCGGCAAGTACATGGCGCCGGACTTCAAGTACAAGAACCTGCTCTCGGTGAAGGAGTGCATCCAGGCCTCGGGCGGCAGGTACAAGATCGAGACGAAGGACGAAGCCGTGTACGGCAAGGACACGGTGCTGTTCCAGACTCCGGCCGCCGGGGACAAGATCGACAAGGAAGGCACGGAGTTCACGCTGACCGTGTCGACCGGCAACCCCGAATAG
- a CDS encoding ABC transporter permease: MLALPIIGVSAADLTLRSAELSPEQSLTRMLGAADARVNTSYMSGAINQSPDGKSSAPVGGYKNFDPSKSPREKPAPVEAALPPGAQVLKDTGGYAKVRTTHGLLDTHLRELDTHSPLVKGLITLDRGRLPESSGEVIATQAFLRDSGLFVGSSVTPRGATSPYKIVGAYELPDELERPQIIAPPGTLIAPLNKAVADTGGRAVSPDDTYLVKVGGAGVTWDAVKAANAKGLVVISRAVILDPPADSEVPLYRDEPKAMFERDGNRVVQMAILATVAGLAMLEICLLAGPAFAVGARRSRRQLGLVGANGGDRRHIRSIVLSGGLVLGAVAAVTGTVIGVLLTVLLRPVLEGTLGSRFGGFDFRPLELAGIALLAVITGLLAAIVPAVTASRQTVLASLTGRRGIRKANRVLPVLGLIAVAAGAAIALYGTTSRLGSTVVAGGSALAELGIVALTPVLVGLFGRLGRWLPLSPRLALRDAVRNRGRTAPAVAAVLAAVAGTVAVATYERSNDVQMRQEYRADLPHGTGVLTAHENSEYKQVPALRETLSKQLPLTQRADFERLVVGKPSCESFASEPGCGRVEVITPKEQRCPLYEDPKGGESFPLERQKELRQDWRCQESRYGTQYPVLVGDEKVLSVLAVTDPGSVAALKAGQAVSFDKRQIKDGKLTLRVITDPGENDIMRGHYDETPGEDKVLPVHQVPDSVVGWGVELILPPSAAKAAGLATAPVGSYFSLDGIPTSEQRQKLDGEIDRMGLDTSLRIEKGYEGDNSLAMLALAIFAGIVTIGAAGIATGLAQADAEADLKTLAAVGAAPRVRRTLSGFQCGVVAVMGVVLGSAAGILPAIGLRLTEQRVAETLRLESIEQGFTPVTEAVPFVPISVPWETLGGLLVVVPLGAALLAALVTRSSGALARRAAG, encoded by the coding sequence ATGCTCGCCCTGCCGATCATCGGGGTGAGCGCCGCCGACCTCACGCTGCGCAGCGCCGAACTCTCCCCCGAGCAGTCGCTCACCCGGATGCTCGGCGCCGCCGACGCCCGGGTGAACACCTCGTACATGTCCGGGGCCATCAACCAGAGCCCCGACGGCAAATCCTCCGCGCCCGTCGGCGGCTACAAGAACTTCGACCCCTCGAAGTCCCCGCGGGAGAAGCCGGCACCGGTGGAGGCCGCGCTCCCGCCCGGGGCCCAGGTCCTCAAGGACACCGGCGGCTACGCCAAGGTCCGCACCACGCACGGGCTGCTCGACACCCACCTGCGCGAACTCGACACGCACAGCCCGCTGGTGAAGGGCCTGATCACGCTCGACCGCGGCCGACTGCCCGAGAGCTCGGGCGAAGTCATCGCCACCCAGGCCTTCCTGAGGGACTCCGGCCTGTTCGTCGGCTCGTCGGTCACCCCGCGCGGCGCCACCTCCCCGTACAAGATCGTCGGCGCCTACGAGCTGCCGGACGAACTGGAACGCCCGCAGATCATCGCCCCGCCCGGGACGCTGATCGCCCCGCTGAACAAGGCGGTGGCGGACACCGGCGGCCGCGCGGTGTCCCCCGACGACACCTACCTGGTCAAGGTCGGCGGCGCGGGTGTCACCTGGGACGCCGTCAAGGCGGCCAACGCCAAGGGCCTGGTCGTCATCTCGCGCGCCGTCATCCTCGACCCGCCCGCCGACTCCGAGGTCCCGCTCTACCGGGACGAGCCGAAGGCCATGTTCGAGCGCGACGGCAACAGGGTCGTCCAGATGGCCATCCTGGCCACTGTCGCGGGCCTGGCCATGCTGGAGATCTGCCTGCTCGCCGGACCGGCCTTCGCGGTCGGCGCCCGCCGCTCGCGCCGCCAGCTCGGCCTGGTCGGCGCCAACGGCGGAGACCGGCGCCACATCCGCTCCATCGTGCTCTCCGGCGGCCTGGTCCTCGGCGCTGTCGCCGCCGTGACCGGAACCGTCATCGGCGTCCTGCTCACCGTCCTCCTGCGGCCGGTGCTGGAGGGGACCCTCGGCAGCCGCTTCGGTGGCTTCGACTTCCGCCCCCTGGAACTGGCCGGCATCGCCCTGCTCGCCGTGATCACCGGCCTGCTCGCCGCGATCGTCCCCGCCGTCACCGCCTCCCGGCAGACCGTGCTGGCCTCGCTGACCGGCCGTCGCGGCATCCGCAAGGCCAACCGGGTGCTGCCCGTCCTCGGCCTGATCGCCGTCGCCGCCGGCGCCGCGATCGCCCTCTACGGCACCACCTCGCGGCTCGGCAGCACCGTCGTGGCGGGCGGCAGCGCCCTCGCGGAACTCGGCATCGTCGCCCTCACCCCGGTCCTGGTCGGCCTGTTCGGCCGGCTCGGCCGGTGGCTGCCGCTGTCGCCGCGGCTCGCGCTGCGCGACGCCGTGCGCAACCGCGGGCGTACGGCCCCCGCCGTGGCCGCCGTCCTGGCCGCCGTCGCCGGAACCGTCGCCGTCGCGACGTACGAGCGGAGCAACGACGTCCAGATGCGCCAGGAGTATCGGGCCGACCTGCCGCACGGCACCGGGGTGCTGACGGCCCACGAGAACAGCGAGTACAAGCAGGTGCCCGCCCTGCGCGAGACCCTCTCCAAGCAGCTGCCGCTGACGCAGCGGGCGGACTTCGAGCGGCTCGTCGTCGGCAAGCCCAGCTGCGAGTCCTTCGCCTCGGAACCCGGCTGCGGCCGTGTCGAGGTCATCACGCCCAAGGAGCAGCGCTGCCCGCTCTACGAGGACCCCAAGGGCGGCGAATCGTTCCCGCTGGAGCGGCAGAAGGAACTGCGCCAGGACTGGCGCTGCCAGGAGTCCCGGTACGGCACGCAGTACCCCGTCCTCGTCGGCGACGAGAAGGTGCTGAGCGTGCTCGCGGTCACCGACCCGGGCTCCGTGGCCGCCCTCAAGGCCGGTCAGGCCGTCTCCTTCGACAAGCGCCAGATCAAGGACGGCAAGCTCACCCTGCGGGTCATCACCGACCCGGGGGAGAACGACATCATGCGCGGGCACTACGACGAGACGCCCGGTGAGGACAAGGTCCTCCCCGTCCACCAGGTACCCGACTCGGTCGTGGGCTGGGGCGTCGAGCTGATCCTGCCGCCCTCGGCGGCCAAGGCCGCCGGACTGGCCACCGCGCCCGTGGGCTCGTACTTCAGCCTCGACGGGATCCCGACCAGCGAGCAGCGCCAGAAGCTGGACGGGGAGATCGACCGGATGGGCCTGGACACCTCCCTGCGCATCGAGAAGGGCTACGAGGGCGACAACAGCCTCGCCATGCTCGCCCTCGCCATCTTCGCGGGGATCGTCACCATCGGCGCGGCCGGCATCGCCACCGGGCTGGCCCAGGCCGACGCCGAGGCCGACCTGAAGACGCTGGCCGCGGTGGGCGCCGCGCCGCGGGTCCGGCGGACGCTGAGCGGCTTCCAGTGCGGGGTGGTCGCCGTGATGGGCGTCGTCCTGGGCTCGGCCGCCGGAATCCTGCCCGCCATCGGCCTGCGCCTGACGGAGCAGCGGGTGGCGGAGACGCTCCGCCTGGAGTCGATCGAGCAGGGCTTCACGCCGGTGACGGAAGCGGTGCCGTTCGTGCCGATCTCCGTCCCGTGGGAGACCCTCGGCGGGCTGCTCGTCGTGGTACCGCTGGGCGCGGCCCTGCTGGCGGCCCTGGTCACCCGCTCCAGCGGCGCACTGGCCCGCCGGGCCGCCGGGTAG
- a CDS encoding NTP transferase domain-containing protein, producing the protein MSYDAIVLAGGAARRLGGADKPALSVGGRALLDRVLDACPDARTTVVVGDRRATARPVHWTREDPPGGGPVAALDAGLRRTTAELVLVLSADLPFLDRETVRALLTAPSAPTAPGRDAAPGRDGAMLRDPDGRDQPLVAAYRAEPLRREIALLAAEHGTLTGLPLRALTAELDLARVTSRPLASFDCDTWDDLAAARARIREHGSVLEQWITAVKSELGIDLTVDTKALLDLARDAAHGVARPAAPLTTFLVGYAAAHAAATGADPAQAVAEASRKAADLALRWADEAAADSAEQNGSG; encoded by the coding sequence ATGAGCTACGACGCGATCGTGCTGGCCGGCGGCGCCGCTCGGCGACTCGGCGGGGCCGACAAGCCCGCGCTGAGCGTCGGCGGCCGCGCACTCCTCGACCGCGTCCTCGACGCCTGCCCGGACGCCCGGACCACCGTCGTCGTCGGCGATCGCCGCGCCACCGCGCGCCCGGTCCACTGGACCCGCGAGGACCCGCCCGGCGGCGGCCCCGTGGCCGCACTGGACGCCGGGCTGCGCCGGACCACCGCCGAGCTGGTCCTCGTACTCTCCGCCGACCTGCCCTTCCTCGACCGGGAGACCGTACGGGCCCTGCTGACGGCCCCGTCCGCGCCCACGGCCCCCGGCAGGGACGCGGCCCCCGGCAGGGACGGGGCGATGCTGCGGGACCCCGACGGCCGGGACCAGCCGCTGGTCGCCGCCTATCGGGCCGAGCCGCTGCGCCGCGAGATCGCCCTGCTCGCCGCCGAGCACGGCACCCTCACCGGTCTCCCGCTGCGCGCGCTCACCGCCGAACTGGACCTCGCCCGCGTCACCTCCCGGCCACTCGCCTCCTTCGACTGCGACACCTGGGACGATCTCGCCGCCGCCCGCGCCCGGATCAGGGAGCATGGAAGCGTGCTGGAGCAATGGATCACCGCCGTCAAGAGCGAGCTGGGCATCGACCTCACCGTCGACACCAAGGCCCTGCTCGACCTCGCCCGGGACGCCGCCCACGGCGTCGCCCGGCCCGCCGCCCCCCTGACCACCTTCCTGGTCGGCTACGCGGCCGCCCACGCCGCCGCCACCGGCGCCGACCCCGCCCAAGCCGTCGCCGAGGCCTCCCGCAAGGCGGCCGACCTGGCGCTGCGCTGGGCCGACGAGGCAGCGGCCGACTCCGCCGAACAGAACGGCTCCGGATGA
- a CDS encoding PadR family transcriptional regulator, with product MSIRHGLLALLERGPRYGSQLRTEFESRTGSTWPLNVGQVYTTLARLERDGLVAPDGEDAAGHTLYAITDAGRTELLQWYERPVDRANPPRDELSIKLAMAVGAPGVDIRAVIQSQRHATIKAMQDYTRLKATALAAVESGRSHERDDVAWLLVLEQLIFQTEAEARWLDHCEARLVRLSLPADRRAAEAEPPQAAAAETPAPPTTDRPWRTARTRRG from the coding sequence ATGTCGATCCGTCACGGGCTACTCGCCCTGCTGGAACGGGGTCCTCGGTACGGCTCCCAGCTACGCACCGAGTTCGAATCCCGCACCGGCTCCACCTGGCCGCTCAACGTCGGGCAGGTGTACACGACCCTCGCCCGTCTCGAACGGGACGGCCTCGTCGCACCCGACGGCGAGGACGCCGCCGGCCACACCCTCTACGCCATCACCGACGCCGGGCGCACCGAGCTGCTCCAGTGGTACGAGCGCCCCGTGGACCGGGCCAACCCACCCCGCGACGAGCTGTCCATCAAGCTCGCCATGGCCGTGGGCGCGCCCGGCGTGGACATCCGCGCCGTCATCCAGTCCCAGCGCCACGCCACGATCAAGGCGATGCAGGACTACACCCGGCTCAAGGCCACGGCGCTCGCCGCGGTCGAGAGCGGCCGGTCCCACGAGCGCGACGACGTGGCCTGGCTGCTCGTCCTGGAACAGCTGATCTTCCAGACCGAGGCCGAGGCCCGCTGGCTGGACCACTGCGAAGCCCGGCTGGTCCGGCTCTCCCTGCCGGCCGACCGGAGAGCCGCCGAAGCCGAACCACCCCAGGCCGCCGCGGCCGAGACCCCGGCCCCGCCCACCACCGACCGGCCCTGGCGTACCGCTCGTACGCGTCGTGGCTGA
- a CDS encoding response regulator: MREDGKIKVFLLDDHEVVRRGVHELLSVEEDIEIVGEAGTAADALVRIPATRPDVAVLDVRLPDGSGVEVCREVRSQDEGVKCLMLTSFADDEALFDAIMAGASGYVLKAIRGNELLSAVRDVAAGRSLLDPIATARVLERLRDGGRTGRGDDRLANLTEQERKILDLIGEGLTNRVIGERLHLAEKTIKNYVSSLLSKLGMERRSQAAAYVARLQVERR, from the coding sequence GTGCGCGAAGACGGAAAAATCAAGGTATTCCTCCTGGACGACCACGAAGTGGTGCGTCGGGGCGTCCACGAGCTCTTGTCGGTCGAAGAGGACATCGAGATCGTCGGCGAGGCCGGTACCGCCGCGGATGCCTTGGTCCGGATCCCCGCCACCCGTCCCGACGTGGCCGTCCTCGACGTGCGCCTCCCCGACGGCAGCGGTGTGGAGGTCTGCCGCGAGGTCCGCTCGCAGGACGAGGGCGTCAAATGCCTGATGCTGACCTCCTTCGCCGACGACGAGGCACTGTTCGACGCGATCATGGCCGGCGCCTCCGGTTACGTGCTCAAGGCGATCCGTGGCAATGAGCTGCTGAGCGCCGTACGCGACGTCGCCGCCGGCAGGTCGCTCCTCGACCCGATCGCCACCGCCCGTGTGCTGGAGCGGCTGCGCGACGGTGGCAGGACCGGCCGAGGCGACGACCGTCTGGCGAACCTCACCGAGCAGGAGCGGAAGATCCTCGACCTGATCGGCGAGGGTCTGACCAACCGCGTGATCGGTGAGCGCCTGCACCTGGCCGAGAAGACGATCAAGAACTACGTCTCCAGCCTGCTCTCCAAGCTGGGCATGGAGCGCCGCTCCCAGGCTGCCGCCTACGTGGCCCGCCTGCAGGTCGAGCGCCGCTGA
- a CDS encoding ABC transporter ATP-binding protein, whose amino-acid sequence MPDQPQSQRPVLQLDQLVRTHGSGATEVHALRGINLSVFPGELVAVMGPSGSGKSTLLTLAGGLDTPSSGRVIVEGTDITTASRKQLAALRRRSIGYVFQDYNLIPALTAAENVALPRELDGISARKARASAVAALEEMGLGQLADRFPDEMSGGQQQRVAIARALVGDRRLVLADEPTGALDSETGESVLALLRARCDAGAAGILVTHEPRFAAWADRVVFLRDGSVVDETLRSHADSLLSGQAAGQ is encoded by the coding sequence ATGCCTGACCAGCCCCAGTCCCAGCGGCCCGTACTGCAGTTGGACCAACTCGTCCGCACGCACGGCAGCGGCGCCACCGAGGTGCACGCCCTGCGGGGGATCAACCTCTCCGTGTTCCCCGGCGAACTCGTCGCCGTCATGGGCCCCTCCGGCTCCGGCAAGTCCACGCTGCTCACCCTCGCCGGCGGCCTCGACACCCCGAGCAGCGGCCGGGTGATCGTCGAGGGCACCGACATCACCACCGCGAGCCGCAAGCAGCTGGCCGCCCTGCGCCGCCGCAGCATCGGGTACGTCTTCCAGGACTACAACCTGATACCGGCCCTCACCGCCGCCGAGAACGTGGCACTGCCCCGGGAACTCGACGGGATCTCCGCCCGCAAGGCCCGCGCCTCCGCGGTCGCCGCGCTGGAGGAGATGGGCCTCGGTCAGCTCGCCGACCGCTTCCCCGACGAGATGTCCGGCGGCCAGCAGCAGCGCGTGGCCATCGCCCGCGCCCTCGTGGGCGACCGCCGCCTGGTCCTCGCCGACGAGCCGACCGGCGCCCTCGACTCCGAGACCGGCGAGTCCGTCCTCGCCCTGCTGCGCGCCCGCTGCGACGCGGGCGCGGCCGGGATCCTCGTCACGCACGAGCCGCGGTTCGCCGCCTGGGCCGACCGCGTGGTCTTCCTGCGCGACGGCAGCGTGGTCGACGAGACCCTGCGCAGCCACGCCGACTCGCTCCTCTCCGGGCAGGCGGCCGGCCAGTGA
- a CDS encoding protein kinase domain-containing protein: MAPEPDGNGAGMTDGPEHWGAGGLVGDGRYRMTHRLGRGGMAEVFAAEDVRLGRTVAVKLLRADLAEDPVSKARFTREAQSVAGLNHHAVVAVYDSGEDKVGPNTVPYIVMELVEGRTIRDLLLSAEAPGPEQALIITSGVLEALAYSHQHGIVHRDIKPANVIITETGAVKVMDFGIARALHGAQSTMTQTGMVMGTPQYLSPEQALGKAVDHRSDLYATGCLLYELLALRPPFTGETPLSVVYQHVQDAPVPPSQLPEGRHLPQELDGLVMRSLAKDPDDRFQSAEEMRGLVQYALQMLHDQGANTGTWGTGPVTMTLPHGRGGASATTAMPLPANGAQQQYGAHASTSQFQQPMVPSLNPDDGSAFPGGHGQAGNGGYDGYDAYEERGGSRWKGWLFAVLAIVAVMGGVAYAVNTVGQGDKKKPETTQSTPGGQPSQSSAPNVTQPPQTQDNTPSTNDNSPAPTRSRQQSFSPTPTPTATHSPTGTASPSASSSGKPSTTPSTSPSTKPSTKPTDGGAGGGGAGGPGGGGATDSEE, from the coding sequence ATGGCACCCGAACCCGATGGAAACGGCGCCGGGATGACCGATGGTCCTGAGCACTGGGGCGCCGGCGGCCTGGTGGGAGACGGCCGTTACCGGATGACGCACCGGCTGGGCCGCGGCGGCATGGCCGAGGTGTTCGCGGCCGAGGACGTCCGCCTGGGCCGCACGGTCGCCGTGAAGCTGCTGCGCGCGGACCTCGCCGAGGACCCGGTGTCCAAGGCCCGCTTCACGCGCGAGGCGCAGTCCGTCGCCGGACTCAACCACCACGCCGTCGTCGCCGTGTACGACTCGGGCGAGGACAAGGTCGGTCCGAACACCGTCCCGTACATCGTCATGGAGCTCGTCGAGGGCCGCACCATCCGCGACCTCCTGCTCAGTGCCGAGGCCCCGGGCCCCGAGCAGGCGCTCATCATCACCTCGGGCGTGCTCGAAGCCCTCGCGTACTCGCACCAGCACGGCATCGTGCACCGCGACATCAAGCCCGCGAACGTCATCATCACCGAGACCGGCGCGGTCAAGGTGATGGACTTCGGCATCGCCCGCGCCCTGCACGGCGCCCAGTCGACGATGACCCAGACCGGCATGGTCATGGGCACCCCGCAGTACCTGTCGCCCGAGCAGGCCCTCGGCAAGGCCGTCGACCACCGCTCCGACCTGTACGCGACCGGCTGTCTGCTCTACGAACTGCTCGCGCTGCGTCCCCCGTTCACCGGTGAGACCCCGCTGTCGGTGGTCTACCAGCACGTCCAGGACGCGCCGGTGCCGCCCTCGCAGCTGCCGGAGGGTCGCCACCTCCCGCAGGAGCTCGACGGCCTGGTCATGCGCTCCCTCGCCAAGGACCCGGACGACCGGTTCCAGAGCGCCGAGGAGATGCGCGGGCTGGTCCAGTACGCGCTCCAGATGCTGCACGACCAAGGGGCGAACACCGGCACCTGGGGCACCGGTCCGGTCACCATGACCCTGCCGCACGGGCGGGGCGGGGCCTCCGCCACCACGGCCATGCCCCTGCCCGCGAACGGCGCCCAGCAGCAGTACGGGGCGCACGCCTCGACCTCGCAGTTCCAGCAGCCGATGGTGCCGTCGCTGAACCCGGACGACGGCTCGGCCTTCCCCGGCGGCCACGGCCAGGCCGGCAACGGCGGCTACGACGGATACGACGCCTACGAGGAACGCGGCGGCAGCCGCTGGAAGGGCTGGCTGTTCGCGGTCCTCGCGATCGTGGCGGTCATGGGCGGCGTGGCCTACGCCGTCAACACCGTGGGCCAGGGCGACAAGAAGAAGCCGGAGACCACCCAGAGCACCCCGGGCGGTCAGCCGAGCCAGTCCTCGGCCCCGAACGTCACCCAGCCGCCGCAGACGCAGGACAACACCCCGTCCACCAACGACAATTCGCCCGCGCCGACCCGTAGCCGGCAGCAGAGCTTCAGCCCGACGCCGACGCCCACCGCGACGCACTCGCCGACGGGCACGGCATCGCCGAGCGCCTCGTCGTCGGGGAAGCCCTCGACGACTCCCTCGACGAGCCCGTCGACGAAGCCGTCGACGAAGCCCACGGACGGCGGCGCCGGTGGCGGGGGCGCCGGCGGCCCCGGCGGGGGCGGCGCCACCGACTCGGAGGAGTGA